One part of the candidate division KSB1 bacterium genome encodes these proteins:
- a CDS encoding RecX family transcriptional regulator: MKGTKKRQITAIEIQEHDRRRRNVFLDGEFAFGIDHEVLAESGFGVGDFLTAQDVRRLLNAERRHQATQKALRLLSVRSRSEKELRTRLEQAGFGEAADSTLRTLRRAGLVDDLQFALSYARSRISTRPCGEFLLRRELREKGIAEETIEAAVAEAYREKDQRQLAYELAGKKKRLLATTEQEKAQRRVADFLLRRGFAWDLVSEIMERWAELPLAVHGEDSV, from the coding sequence ATGAAGGGCACCAAGAAGCGGCAGATCACGGCTATCGAAATCCAGGAGCATGACCGCAGGAGGCGGAACGTCTTCCTGGATGGAGAATTCGCCTTTGGCATCGACCACGAGGTCCTCGCCGAAAGCGGATTTGGCGTAGGGGACTTTCTTACCGCTCAAGACGTGCGGCGGCTGCTCAACGCCGAGCGCAGGCACCAGGCGACGCAGAAGGCCTTGCGCCTGCTTTCCGTACGGAGCCGCAGCGAAAAGGAGCTGCGCACTCGGTTGGAGCAGGCCGGGTTCGGGGAGGCCGCCGATTCCACGTTGCGCACCCTTCGCCGCGCTGGGTTGGTGGATGATCTTCAGTTCGCCCTCAGCTACGCGCGTTCCCGCATCAGCACCAGGCCATGTGGCGAGTTTCTCCTCCGTCGAGAGCTCCGGGAAAAAGGCATTGCTGAGGAGACTATCGAGGCCGCTGTCGCAGAGGCCTATCGCGAGAAGGACCAGCGGCAGCTTGCCTACGAGCTGGCCGGGAAGAAGAAGCGTCTCCTGGCCACCACAGAGCAGGAAAAGGCGCAGCGACGAGTGGCGGATTTTCTCCTCCGCAGGGGGTTTGCATGGGACCTGGTGAGCGAGATCATGGAGCGCTGGGCAGAGCTGCCACTGGCAGTCCACGGCGAAGACAGCGTGTAA
- the alaS gene encoding alanine--tRNA ligase → MKTPQMKAATVRQSFLDFFQSKGHRIIPSAPVIPVGDPTLMFTNAGMNQFKDVFLGVGRRDYVRVANSQKCIRVSGKHNDLEEVGRDTYHHTFFEMLGNWSFGDYYKREAIAWAWELLTEVWHLPKERLWATVFREDDEAAELWPQVTDIDPAHVLRFGEKDNFWEMGDTGPCGPCSEVHIDRGPEFCDSSEPGHVCGVNGGCARFLELWNLVFIQYNRGEDGVCTPLPAKHVDTGAGLERLVAVLQGKRSNYDTDLFMPLIEAIAERTGKSYSGGSDEQAVAFRVIADHVRALSFAIADGALPSNEGRGYVLRRLLRRAARFGRVLEMHEPFIFTLVAPLVDMMGEAYPELRARHQHIARVIRAEEENFSRTLDRGLAEFEKRVEQLLAEGQKVLPGEDAFRLHDTYGFPLDLTQLLARERGLAVDVEGFNAAMEEQRSRSRAAAAEAGVVIPELAGLPSGGSRFVGYETLSAQTRVVYADAERVVLETTPFYAESGGQVGDTGWIAGQRTRFRVENTVRSGDHIVHLGHWEQGAPFAAGDEVEARVDEERRRATERNHTATHLLHKALRTVLGDHAHQAGSLVHPDYLRFDFNHFEKLSAAELEQIEEMVNQAIQANYPVRWEILPFAEAQARGAVALFGEKYEDMVRMLEVDDYSRELCGGTHVRATGEIGVFSIVSESAVAAGVRRIEALTGQKAVERSRQERELLRQAAQVLSCQPDEMVQRLEALLRERKELLSAVKSRKGKDLSAEASSLVARVQEIEGIRLVTGRVQVSDLEELKSLADMVRDRLGSGAGVLFANVDGKGNFVAVVTPDLADSNRLHAGTLVREVGKLTGSGGGGGARMAQAGAKDLSRVDQALAAVPEIVARLLRS, encoded by the coding sequence ATGAAAACACCGCAGATGAAAGCAGCGACAGTTCGACAATCATTTCTCGACTTTTTCCAGAGCAAGGGGCATCGCATCATTCCCAGTGCGCCGGTCATACCCGTAGGTGACCCCACGCTCATGTTCACCAACGCCGGCATGAATCAGTTCAAAGACGTGTTCCTGGGCGTAGGACGACGGGACTATGTGCGCGTGGCCAACTCGCAAAAGTGCATCCGCGTCTCCGGCAAACACAACGACCTGGAAGAAGTGGGGCGGGACACGTACCACCACACCTTCTTTGAAATGCTGGGCAATTGGTCTTTTGGCGATTACTACAAGCGCGAGGCCATCGCCTGGGCGTGGGAGCTCCTGACCGAAGTGTGGCACCTGCCCAAGGAGCGGCTCTGGGCCACCGTATTTCGCGAGGATGACGAGGCTGCCGAGCTGTGGCCACAGGTGACCGATATCGATCCGGCACACGTGCTCCGTTTTGGTGAGAAGGACAATTTCTGGGAGATGGGTGACACTGGGCCTTGTGGCCCTTGCTCTGAGGTCCATATCGACCGCGGGCCGGAGTTCTGTGATTCTTCGGAACCGGGTCATGTGTGTGGGGTCAATGGCGGCTGCGCGCGTTTCTTGGAGCTGTGGAATCTGGTCTTCATCCAGTACAATCGGGGGGAAGACGGCGTGTGTACTCCCTTGCCGGCTAAGCACGTGGACACGGGCGCTGGGCTGGAGCGACTGGTGGCGGTGTTGCAGGGCAAGCGTTCCAACTATGACACCGACCTGTTCATGCCGCTAATCGAGGCTATTGCCGAGCGGACTGGCAAGAGCTACAGCGGGGGCAGTGACGAGCAGGCGGTGGCCTTTCGCGTCATTGCCGACCATGTGCGGGCGTTGTCGTTTGCCATTGCCGACGGGGCGCTCCCGTCCAATGAAGGCCGGGGTTATGTGTTGCGCCGCTTGTTGCGGCGGGCAGCGCGCTTCGGCCGCGTGTTGGAGATGCATGAACCCTTTATCTTTACTCTGGTGGCGCCGTTGGTGGACATGATGGGCGAGGCCTATCCGGAGCTACGTGCCCGCCATCAGCACATCGCACGGGTCATCCGTGCCGAGGAGGAGAACTTTAGCCGCACCCTTGACCGCGGCTTAGCCGAGTTTGAAAAGCGGGTGGAGCAATTGCTGGCGGAGGGGCAAAAGGTCCTCCCAGGCGAGGATGCGTTCCGCCTGCACGACACCTACGGCTTTCCCTTGGATCTGACACAACTGCTGGCGCGCGAACGCGGGCTTGCTGTTGATGTGGAAGGTTTCAACGCCGCGATGGAGGAACAGCGATCTCGATCGCGGGCAGCTGCGGCTGAGGCCGGTGTCGTCATTCCAGAGTTAGCAGGCCTCCCCTCCGGAGGATCGCGGTTTGTCGGTTATGAAACGCTGAGCGCCCAGACGCGCGTCGTCTACGCCGATGCCGAGCGCGTAGTCCTGGAGACTACCCCGTTCTATGCCGAGAGCGGCGGACAGGTGGGCGACACCGGATGGATCGCAGGCCAGCGCACCAGATTTCGCGTCGAGAACACCGTGCGGAGTGGCGACCATATTGTGCACCTTGGCCATTGGGAGCAAGGTGCCCCGTTCGCGGCGGGCGATGAGGTGGAGGCTCGTGTAGACGAGGAGCGCCGGCGGGCCACCGAGCGCAACCACACCGCCACCCACCTGCTGCACAAGGCCCTGCGCACCGTGCTGGGGGACCATGCGCACCAGGCAGGCTCCTTGGTGCATCCTGACTACCTCCGCTTTGACTTTAACCATTTTGAAAAGCTGAGCGCCGCGGAGCTTGAGCAGATTGAGGAGATGGTGAACCAGGCCATTCAGGCCAATTACCCAGTGCGTTGGGAGATTCTTCCCTTTGCGGAGGCCCAGGCGCGCGGGGCGGTGGCTCTGTTCGGCGAGAAGTATGAAGACATGGTGCGCATGCTGGAGGTGGATGACTACTCCCGGGAGCTTTGTGGCGGGACGCACGTGCGTGCCACCGGCGAGATCGGCGTGTTCTCCATTGTCAGTGAGTCAGCAGTGGCTGCCGGCGTCCGGCGCATCGAGGCCCTTACAGGCCAAAAGGCGGTGGAACGATCCCGGCAAGAACGCGAACTGTTGCGCCAGGCCGCGCAGGTCCTCTCCTGCCAGCCGGACGAGATGGTGCAGCGGTTAGAGGCGCTGCTGCGGGAAAGAAAGGAATTGTTGAGCGCAGTGAAAAGCCGCAAGGGCAAGGACCTGAGCGCCGAAGCCAGCTCGCTGGTGGCCAGGGTGCAGGAAATCGAGGGCATTAGGCTGGTCACCGGGCGCGTGCAAGTGAGCGACTTAGAGGAGCTCAAGTCATTAGCAGACATGGTGCGCGATCGCTTGGGCTCAGGTGCCGGGGTACTCTTTGCCAATGTGGACGGGAAAGGGAACTTTGTGGCGGTAGTCACTCCCGACCTGGCCGACAGCAACCGCTTACACGCGGGGACGCTTGTGCGCGAGGTGGGCAAACTGACCGGCAGTGGCGGTGGTGGGGGTGCGCGCATGGCCCAGGCAGGGGCAAAGGACCTGAGCCGGGTGGACCAGGCTCTGGCGGCCGTGCCCGAGATTGTGGCGCGCCTGCTGCGCTCGTGA
- a CDS encoding geranylgeranylglyceryl/heptaprenylglyceryl phosphate synthase, with product MRVYDYLMSTRERRGAGYLVLFDPDKEDVSKAAARAEYCQQAGVDALLVGGSLLLTPSFEDLLRELKKRLSIPVIIFPGGVRQVSPHADAILFMSLVSGRNAEHLIGDQVVAAPLVKACGLEPIPTAYMLIESGQTTSAEYMSNTRPIPRHKPDIAAATALAAQYLGMKLVYLEAGSGAAQSVPAEMIRAVSSYVAVPVMVGGGITSPEEARLKVEAGASFVVTGNVLEQKADWEVIRHFAQAVHVRG from the coding sequence GTGCGAGTGTACGACTATCTGATGAGCACCCGCGAGCGTCGGGGTGCCGGCTACCTGGTGTTGTTTGACCCGGACAAGGAGGACGTGAGCAAGGCAGCGGCGCGTGCCGAGTACTGCCAGCAGGCAGGCGTCGATGCCCTGCTTGTTGGGGGCAGCCTGCTCCTGACCCCGTCCTTTGAAGACCTGTTGCGGGAACTCAAAAAGCGCCTGAGCATCCCGGTGATCATCTTTCCCGGCGGGGTGCGCCAGGTCAGCCCCCATGCCGACGCCATTCTGTTTATGTCGCTGGTCAGTGGGCGGAACGCAGAGCACCTCATCGGCGACCAGGTCGTGGCCGCGCCACTGGTAAAGGCATGCGGCCTGGAGCCCATCCCCACGGCGTACATGCTCATCGAGTCGGGCCAGACTACCTCGGCAGAGTACATGAGCAACACTCGGCCCATCCCTCGCCACAAGCCAGACATCGCGGCAGCTACGGCCTTGGCCGCGCAGTACCTGGGCATGAAGTTAGTGTACTTGGAGGCAGGCTCGGGGGCAGCGCAGTCGGTACCCGCCGAAATGATTCGTGCGGTGAGCTCCTATGTTGCCGTGCCGGTGATGGTCGGCGGAGGCATCACCTCCCCTGAGGAGGCCCGCCTCAAGGTAGAAGCTGGCGCCTCGTTCGTGGTGACGGGAAATGTGCTGGAACAAAAAGCCGATTGGGAGGTTATTCGTCACTTTGCCCAGGCGGTACACGTGCGGGGGTAG
- a CDS encoding rubrerythrin family protein: MAKLKGTRTEQNLLTAFAGESQARNRYTFFASQARQEGFVQIANIFLETAENEKEHAKRFFKFLQGGEVQISAAFPAGVIGSTLENLRAAAAGERYEHSTMYPEFARVAEEEGFSEIAVAFRKVAEVEVAHERRYLKLAENVEKGRVFRRDTPVRWKCNNCGYIHEGKEAPKRCPACLHPQAHFELFTEPY; this comes from the coding sequence ATGGCAAAGCTGAAAGGAACCAGAACGGAGCAAAACCTGCTCACCGCTTTCGCTGGCGAGTCGCAGGCGCGCAACCGCTACACCTTCTTTGCCTCACAAGCGCGCCAAGAGGGCTTTGTGCAGATTGCCAACATCTTCTTAGAGACCGCCGAGAATGAGAAGGAGCACGCCAAGCGCTTTTTCAAATTCTTGCAAGGGGGCGAGGTTCAAATCAGCGCAGCGTTTCCTGCGGGTGTAATCGGTTCGACCCTGGAGAACCTCCGCGCGGCTGCAGCTGGCGAGCGCTACGAACACAGCACTATGTATCCGGAGTTTGCGCGCGTGGCCGAGGAGGAGGGCTTTTCCGAGATCGCAGTGGCCTTCAGGAAGGTTGCGGAGGTGGAAGTGGCCCATGAGCGCCGCTACCTGAAACTGGCCGAGAATGTGGAAAAAGGGCGTGTATTTCGCAGGGATACCCCTGTGCGCTGGAAGTGCAACAATTGTGGCTACATTCACGAAGGAAAGGAGGCTCCAAAGCGCTGCCCGGCCTGTTTGCATCCGCAAGCGCACTTTGAGCTCTTCACCGAGCCCTATTGA
- a CDS encoding D-sedoheptulose 7-phosphate isomerase, whose product MTSITPTMIDKVQAQFAASAALLRQVAELQAARLAEVARVMIEAMRAGRKIMVCGNGGSAADAQHFAAEMIGRFRKERAPLPTLALSTDTSVLTAVGNDYGFERVFVRQVEGLGVKGDVLVGISTSGNSANVAEALRYARAHGITTVGILGCDGGIIAQECDYALIVPSKESARIQECHAVIIHALCDLVEEELAHDSGRPR is encoded by the coding sequence ATGACGAGTATCACCCCTACGATGATCGACAAGGTCCAAGCACAGTTTGCGGCAAGCGCCGCGTTACTGCGGCAGGTGGCTGAGCTGCAGGCCGCTCGTCTTGCCGAGGTGGCCAGGGTCATGATTGAGGCAATGCGGGCCGGGCGCAAGATCATGGTCTGCGGCAATGGTGGCAGTGCGGCCGACGCCCAGCACTTTGCAGCGGAGATGATCGGTCGCTTCAGGAAGGAGCGAGCTCCTTTGCCGACCCTTGCGTTGAGCACCGATACTTCGGTCTTGACCGCCGTCGGGAACGATTACGGCTTCGAGCGGGTCTTTGTGCGGCAGGTAGAGGGCCTGGGGGTAAAAGGCGATGTCCTGGTGGGCATCAGCACCAGTGGCAATTCGGCCAACGTGGCGGAGGCGCTCCGGTATGCGCGCGCCCATGGCATTACCACAGTCGGCATTTTGGGTTGCGATGGGGGCATCATCGCCCAGGAGTGCGATTATGCCCTCATCGTGCCCAGCAAGGAGTCGGCGCGCATCCAGGAATGCCACGCCGTGATCATCCACGCCCTATGCGATCTGGTCGAGGAAGAGCTTGCCCACGATTCTGGCCGACCGCGATAG